Proteins co-encoded in one Terriglobales bacterium genomic window:
- the amrA gene encoding AmmeMemoRadiSam system protein A — protein sequence MSPQPEKATATPAAAAEAAPPGEYSQEERAQLLRLVHQTIEGALRDQRGPMDSAPPAPSPHLAELRGAFVTLHLAGTLRGCVGFVQPTRGLYHTVMEAALNAAFHDPRFLPVSPEEARGLEVEISVLSPLQPIVPEEIVVGHHGLVVSRGSYRGLLLPQVAVEQEWDATTFLEQTCLKAGLPADAWKSGANLQSFIAEVFGEDG from the coding sequence ATGTCCCCGCAACCTGAGAAAGCGACCGCCACCCCCGCCGCCGCCGCCGAAGCCGCTCCCCCGGGAGAGTACTCGCAGGAGGAGCGCGCACAGCTGCTGCGGCTGGTCCACCAGACTATCGAGGGGGCGCTGCGAGACCAGCGCGGGCCGATGGACTCGGCGCCCCCGGCGCCCTCGCCGCATCTCGCCGAACTCCGCGGCGCCTTCGTCACCCTGCATCTTGCCGGGACACTGCGCGGCTGCGTGGGATTCGTCCAGCCCACGCGCGGGCTCTACCACACCGTGATGGAGGCTGCGCTGAACGCCGCCTTCCACGATCCTCGCTTCCTGCCGGTGAGCCCGGAGGAGGCGCGGGGGCTCGAAGTGGAGATCAGCGTGCTCTCCCCGCTCCAGCCCATCGTCCCGGAAGAGATCGTGGTCGGACACCACGGGCTGGTGGTCTCCCGCGGCTCCTACCGTGGCCTGCTGCTGCCCCAGGTGGCGGTGGAGCAGGAGTGGGACGCGACCACCTTCCTGGAGCAAACCTGCCTCAAAGCCGGCCTGCCCGCCGATGCCTGGAAGAGCGGCGCAAACCTGCAGTCGTTCATCGCGGAAGTCTTCGGCGAGGATGGGTAG